The proteins below come from a single Rosa rugosa chromosome 2, drRosRugo1.1, whole genome shotgun sequence genomic window:
- the LOC133728743 gene encoding uncharacterized protein LOC133728743 — protein METEIGKTNEEKNELQRKLEGKEEELSALKKEVEEKDKEIGRIKEENEDVLLENEVLKIEKASLINRVKHLEGIVLALTEKFESPIARPGDDNDSTPPPPPPSFPPPKPKAPQDKPTDSKHSKNTKSQGGSQGTQSQPACSTASASEMASAAPHSTDQGHQSPLQCLAQAAAQIDSPTSPEVKLRMTEDACTPNTAWVNALFVFPPPGVFQTPPPRKVSLEDMQAEPNKYQIIISPEVQPVFDVEPVNYIPLTEQMTRAEFIKPILEEISGQDSESIGLYCYVVRTKRKERVQKTHHIFWWDEVKEQRQRAKMTRITAQEKKKGQTAEQKPQEEVIHDLTINVDDEEQTEKNEIEVIDWQKRQLYNLLDSPTKSKLEKYWNKAEQSVLFWEGKEPGSEITRADVKMLISDQSIANNWIDCYGEMLKDELQNESSQSLGRSAFMHSMCWYSTIHLTVRNLHQYLCEPLFQNMGKCSMLFFPITHNEEFHHTLLVFDKDIPQWLHFDSMKPRRAGTGECFKSIKKLVEMVELWMRAVKDQADDMLQQGCRMKFDKSQSTHTKLKMVESILSDDEIRTISWIKENYDGGRIPLNHARICPQQDQGSLDCGAFVMYYMDRMAKEEKLPNKVTKAQMMKFKAQIFKKFAEHKQSWNSAN, from the exons ATGGAGACAGAGATAGGGAAGACCAATGAAGAGAAGAACGAATTACAGAGAAAGCTGGAGGGAAAGGAAGAAGAGCTAAGTGctttgaaaaaagaagttgaggagaaggacaaggaaattggcagaataaaagaagagaatgaggatgtgttattggaaaatgaggtgctgaaaattgagaaagccTCACTAATTAACAGAGTGAAGCACTTGGAGGGCATAGTGCTGGCACTAACTGAGAAGTTTGAGTCGCCAATAGCACGTCCAGGTGATGACAACGACTCAACTCCTCCTCCCCCACCACCTAGTTTCCCTCCGCCAAAACCAAAGGCCCCTCAGGACAAGCCAACTGACAGCAAGCactccaaaaacacaaaatctcaaGGTGGTAGTCAGGGAACTCAATCACAACCTGCCTGCTCCACAGCAAGCGCATCTGAGATGGCATCTGCAGCACCTCACTCAACCGACCAAGGACATCAGTCACCACTTCAATGCCTTGCCCAAGCAGCTGCACAGATTGATTCACCAACCTCTCCTGAGGTTAAATTGAGAATGACGGAAGATGCTTGCACACCGAACACTGCTTGGGTTAATGCATTGTTTGTGTTTCCACCTCCGGGCGTGTTTCAAACTCCACCTCCAAGAAAAGTCAGTTTGGAAGATATGCAAGCAGAGCCAAACAAGTATCAGATCATTATATCACCAGAGGTTCAGCCTGTTTTTGACGTCGAACCAGTCAATTACATTCCTCTTACAGAACAGATGACAAGAGCTGAGTTCATCAAGCCAATTTTAGAGGAGATATCAGGGCAGGACTCAGAATCTATTGGCCTCTATTGTTATGTGGTTAGGacgaagagaaaggagagagtacAAAAAACACATCATATTTTCTGGTGGGACGAGGTGAAAGAGCAAAGGCAGAGGGCGAAAATGACCAGAATCACAgcacaggaaaagaaaaaaggacagaCAGCTGAACAGAAGCCACAGGAGGAAGTGATACATGATTTGACGATTAATGTGGATGACGaggaacaaacagaaaaaaacgaaattgaagTGATAGATTGGCAAAAACGACAACTGTACAACCTACTTGACAGCCCAACTAAAAGCAAACTAGAGAAGTACTGGAACAAGGCAGAACAAAG CGTATTATTCTGGGAGGGAAAAGAGCCTGGAAGCGAAATCACAAGGGCAGATGTCAAAATGCTCATAAGCGATCAATCAATAGCAAACAACTGGATTGATTGCTATGGGGAAATGTTGAAGGATGAACTGCAAAACGAAAGTTCACAAAGTTTGGGAAGATCTGCTTTTATGCATAGCATGTGTTGG tattcgacaatacatttaactgtgagaaacctccatcaatacttgtgtgagccgctgttccaaaacatgggaaaatgcagcatgcttttcttcccaattacccataatgaagaatttcaccacacgctcttggtctttgacaaggacataccgcaatggctgcattttgattcaatgaaaccaagaagagcaggaacaggggagtgctttaaaagtataaaaaaattg GTTGAAATGGTCGAGCTGTGGATGAGAGCAGTGAAAGATCAAGCAGATGATATGTTGCAGCAAGGCTGCCGAATGAAATTTGACAAGAGTCAAAGcactcacacaaaattaaagatGGTTGAAAGTATTTTGAGCGATGACGAAATAAGAACAATAAGCTGGATAAAGGAAAATTATGATGGTGGAAGGATCCCTTTGAACCATGCCAGAATCTGCCCCCAACAAGACCAAGGATC attagattgcggagcttttgtaatgtattacatggacagaatggcaaaagaggagaagctgccaaacaaagtcaccaaagctcagatgatgaagttcaaagctcaaatattcaaaaaatttgcagaacataagcagagctggaactcagcaaattaa
- the LOC133727962 gene encoding uncharacterized protein LOC133727962 isoform X2 gives MDTSYVVKFIYSGEAATVPLLHNWSFVDLCNSIRSRFPDLIQGNFMLSESVVSNTVCEDSSTMLEENDYLGCYRAEAPKSYMTKGWESYIHSEGQKFEGGVVEFRDKLRKYAIEIGFSYEFVRNDKVRVIAQCSKKHSQGCNWLVKAYLCRANGFFMIKRLVNVHTCHGVIRLQKSKMMGSKVVKSIVLDKIRANPNKKPIDIADEIKSDYGLDVAYRTVWYGTELAKTALHGDEAESYAQLLWFSESVMKSNPDSRIVVEFHRETHRFQRMFVSYGAWMKGFQSCRPILFIDATFITNKYKGQIIAASAKDANQGLYPVAYAIVDSENESNWSFFLEVLAEEFAKHPMRRVTFISDRHVGLVSAFPRVFPNNPHGFCFRHLMSNLSDKFPAGSYLKDRIPYLFMCCAYSRTPEMYEFNMEILRSEGGDIVAQFLEDLPKENWCMAYFNGERFGEMTNNLAESFNNWVLPLKSLPILDINDGIRVKSMASIAARKQDAHEWFSELCPVIEKKLKDNLEVGRHWRVSRSDTYVYEVHCQKYNSMVNLESRFCSCGEWQLYGFPCSHALVVIQQHGSSPYLYVNELYKVDKYRETYSFPINHLPSISKQVHDFGRDAVILQPPLTRRPPGRPRKKRFRKRSEKTRVIKCGRCGKCDGHNRKSCTAPI, from the exons atggatactagctatgttgtcaagtttatttattctggtgaagcagcgacagttccattgttgcataattggtcgtttgttgacctatgcaattccatacgctctcgttttccggatttgattcaaggcaatttcatgttgag tgaaagtgtggtgagtaacacagtgtgtgaggattctagtaccatgcttgaggagaatgattatttggggtgttatagggcagaggcaccgaagagttatatgacgaaaggttgggagagttatattcattctgaaggccaaaagtttgagggtggggttgttgagtttagggataagctgcgtaagtatgctatagaaattggcttttcatatgagtttgttagaaATGACAAGGTTCGTGTTATTGCTCAGTGTTCTAAGAAACATTCTCAAGGCTGCAATTGGCTGGTGAAGGCTTATTTATGTAGGGCTAATGGTTTCTTTATGATTAAAAGGTTGGTTAATGTTCACACTTGTCATGGTGTGATTCGTTTGCAGAAGAGTAAGATgatgggatccaaggttgtcaagtctattgtgcttgataagattcgtgccaatccaaacaaaaagccaattgatatagctgatgagatcaagagtgattatggtttggatgttgcttatcgtacagtttggtatggtacggagttggcaaaaacagccctacatggtgatgaagctgagtcttatgctcagctactttggttcagtgagtctgttatgaagtcaaaccccgactctaggatagtggttgagtttcatcgagaaacacacaggtttcagcgtatgtttgtgagctatggtgcatggatgaagggttttcaatcttgtagacctattcttttcattgatgctacattcatcaccaacaagtacaaggggcagattattgctgcatcggcaaaggatgccaatcaag gcttgtatccagttgcttatgctattgtggattctgaaaatgagagtaattggagtttttttcttgaggttttggctgaagagtttgcaaaacaccctatgaggagggtgacattcatttctgatcgtcatgttgggcttgttagtgctttccctagagtgtttcctaataatccacatgggttttgttttagacacctgatgtctaacctttctgacaaatttccagctggatcttacctcaaggatcggattccttacttgtttatgtgttgtgcttattctcgcacaccggagatgtatgagttcaacatggaaatcttgaggagtgaaggcggggacatagttgctcaatttctggaggatcttcccaaggagaactggtgtatggcttactttaatggtgaaagatttggtgaaatgacaaataacttggctgagtctttcaataattgggtGTTGCCTTTGAAGAGTCTTCCTATTCTTGATATTAATGATGGCATTAGAGTGAAGTCCATGGCTTCAATTGCTGCTCGGAAGCAGGATGCTCATGAATGGTTTTCTGAGTTGTGCCCAGTGATTGAAAAGAAGCTGAAGGACAATTTGGAAGTCGGAAGGCATTGGAGAGTGAGCAGGTCTGATACCTATGTGTATGAAGTTCACTGCCAGAAGTACAATAGCATGGTAAATTTGGAAAGTCGGTTTTGTTCGTGTGGAGAATGGCAGCTGTATGGCTTCCCATGTTCCCATGCACTTGTAGTGATCCAACAACATGGTTCTTCCCCGTATTTGTATGTCAATGAGCTGTACAAGGTGGATAAATATCGAGAAACTTATTCTTTCCCAATTAATCATCTTCCCTCTATTTCGAAGCAAGTGCATGATTTTGGTAGAGATGCTGTGATCTTGCAGCCGCCTTTGACTAGAAGACCACCGGGAAGGCctagaaagaagaggttcagaaaaaggagcgagaaaaccagggtgatcaagtgtggtaggtgtggaaaatgtgatggtcacaacagaaagagttgtacagctccgatatag
- the LOC133728984 gene encoding uncharacterized protein LOC133728984: MPEKGDLVPKTSEGAYQSDFVQQFFSNTARVNKKAVEKALQDALKDNPTTEDGIEKKDKNVARLILLDLSIKFLFPNAGGTISWDYVKACENLDKIGSYDWAREVGSFLKKSIKTLKKKKESSSPYGNTGGCVLIILYWFCQKTGKINPISGRENEDHGMRKWDIQKLIQNWTSFNSLKKLEKIFENLKEDREESESEEEENRSDEAKTVPEREEKGTDDQNCENKEDNLQVEVAEQETTSEKNKWEKELQKKEEEIRYITVEKDNLKTKLNEKEQELRKITEEMMNLEERNATLVTDNFCLASSVKELEIKLKELEQMLSQKTHTSTAAQQHSSPPPTSAEEKNESNGAASKAAENAENKDQSTVEEAQSHGICTVEECAAAAAAQSPPHCTVQEETQSTTPSQKDSLFQSPTVCMLTVEEMEKQADMFQIVKSPVAARGLPLCTLSPEKEEKTPEENKKGELTMRLTEQHSGETVSSMGLYSYVVRLKNRRRIQKKDNIYWWGDVKAKRKKKAKEIEERLKEAEKKEKEEKEKEMKASLPDGERKRLEEMVAQQKLDDVPEDVREAIRQMDAAENAQINKEQEEKQLPPEVVDWEESKVYKFMDQDTKRRVQKYWQNAPSGVYFWDGRQYGAQVSRQDLKDMIMDEPIASNCIECYGILLTDQLLEKESQGLDVPTFMNPLCWNSAENLTVYYVHLYLCEPLFQNLARSNYILFPISHESGFHHTLLIFDKELKNWYHCDSKRPKKSSTGKSFKNVQKMVDMVELWMTAVKEQADDMLEQGCRMKFDEKNSSEEELKMMEVPLTETERESIKWIKNNYKTKMAVTELKDNPQQGEDSLDCGLFVMYTMEKISKKGKIPKKLTKDDILKFRAHVVKSFAESRHSWNSTHEES, from the exons ATGCCAGAAAAAGGTGACTTGGTCCCAAAGACTTCTGAGGGTGCATATCAGTCCGACTTTGTCCAGCAGTTTTTTTCAAACACAGCGAGAGTTAACAAGAAAGCCGTGGAGAAAGCTCTGCAAGATGCGCTGAAAGACAATCCAACAACAGAGGATGGGATTGAGAAGAAGGACAAAAATgtggcaagattaatcttgctggacttgtccatcaagtttctgttcccaaacgcaggaggaacaatttcatgggactacgtcaaagcctgcgaaaatttggataaaatcggatcttatgactgggcaagggaagttggaagcttcttaaaaaagtctataaagactttgaaaaagaaaaaggagtcaaGCAGCCCATATGGTAACACGGGGGGCTGCGTTCTGATAATACTG tactggttctgtcaaaagactggaaaaatcaacccaatatctggaagggagaacgaagatcatgggatgagaaaatgggacatccagaagctgatacagaattggacaagttttaacagcttgaaaaaactagag aaaatctttgaaaacctgaaggaggatagagaggaatcagaatccgaggaagaggagaatagatcagatgaagcaaagacagttccggaaagagaggaaaaaggaactgatgatcagaattgtgaaaacaaagaagataacctacaagttgaggtggctgaacaggaaacaacttcagaaaaaaacaagtgggagaaagagcttcagaaaaaggaggaggagataagaTATATCACTGTGGAGAAAGATAATTTGAAGACAAAACTGAACGAAAAGGAACAGGAACTGAGGAAAATCACGGAGGAAATGATGAATCTGGAGGAACGAAATGCTACACTTGTGACCGACAATTTCTGCCTTGCATCATcggtgaaggagttagagataaaattgaaagaattggagcaaatgttgagccaaaagactcacacctcaacagcagctcagcagcacagctccccaccacctacctctgcagaagaaaaaaatgaatcaaatggaGCTGCATCTAAGGCTGCTGAAAACGCAGAAAATAAAGATCAATCGACTGTTGAGGAAGCTCAGTCCCATGGCATCTGCACAGTCGAAGAatgtgcagcagcagcagcagctcaatctccacctcactgcacagtgcaagaagaaactcaatcgACAACTCCATCGCAAAAGGACTCACTGTTCCAGAGCCCCACAGTCTGCATGCTCACAgtcgaagaaatggaaaaacaagCTGACATGTTTCAGATAGTAAAAAGTCCTGTAGCTGCGCGTGGCCTTCCACTTTGTACGTTGAGCCCagagaaagaggagaagacACCAGAGGAGAACAAAAAAGGAGAGTTAACAATGCGCCTTACAGAGCAACATTCTGGTGAAACTGTATCATCAATGGGTCTCTACTCTTACGTTGTGAGATTAAAGAATAGGAGAAGAATACAGAAAAAGGACAACATTTACTGGTGGGGGGATGTGAAAGCAAAAcgaaagaagaaagcaaaggagattgaagagagattgaaagaggctgaaaagaaagaaaaagaagaaaaagaaaaggagatgaAGGCCTCACTGCCAGATGGTGAACGTAAAAGGCTAGAAGAGATGGTAGCACAACAGAAGTTGGACGATGTACCAGAGGATGTTCGGGAAGCAATAAGACAGATGGACGCTGCAGAAAATGCACAAATCAATAAAGAGCAAGAAGAGAAGCAGCTACCTCCTGAGGTCGTAGACTGGGAGGAGAGCAAAGTATACAAATTTATGGACCAGGACACCAAGAGGAGAGTCCAGAAATACTggcaaaatgcaccatcagg AGTATACTTCTGGGATGGAAGACAGTATGGAGCACAAGTTTCAAGACAGGATTTAAAAGACATGATCATGGACGAACCGATAGCAAGCAATTGCATCGAATGTTATGGAATTCTCTTGACTGATCAGCTGTTGGAGAAAGAATCACAAGGCTTGGATGTCCCAACTTTTATGAATCCCTTGTGCTGG aattctgcagaaaatttgacGGTGTATTATGTACATCTGTACCTATGCGAACCACTGTTCCAGAATCTGGCAAGATCCAACTATATATTGTTCCCAATCTCACATGAATCAGGATTTCATCATACACTGCTCATTTTTGACAAGGAATTAAAGAACTGGTACCACTGTGATTCAAAAAGACCGAAAAAATCATCAACtggaaaatcctttaaaaatgtACAAAAAATG GTTGACATGGTAGAACTTTGGATGACAGCAGTAAAAGAACAAGCCGATGACATGCTGGAACAGGGATGCagaatgaaatttgatgaaaagaacagttcagaagaagaactgaaaatgATGGAAGTTCCATTGACTGAAACCGAGAGAGAAAGCATAAAGTGGATCAAGAATAACTATAAAACAAAAATGGCAGTGACAGAACTCAAAGACAACCCTCAGCAAGGAGAAGATTC ATTGGATTGCGGACTTTTTGTAATGTACACAATGGAGAAAATTTCGAAAAAAGGGAAAATTCCAAAGAAGCTCACAAAGGATGATATTTTGAAGTTTAGAGCTCATGTTGTAAAGTCATTTGCAGAAAGTAGGCACAGCTGGAACTCAACACATGAAGAATCGTAG
- the LOC133727962 gene encoding uncharacterized protein LOC133727962 isoform X3, translated as MQFHTLSFSGFDSRQFHVEKSKMMGSKVVKSIVLDKIRANPNKKPIDIADEIKSDYGLDVAYRTVWYGTELAKTALHGDEAESYAQLLWFSESVMKSNPDSRIVVEFHRETHRFQRMFVSYGAWMKGFQSCRPILFIDATFITNKYKGQIIAASAKDANQGLYPVAYAIVDSENESNWSFFLEVLAEEFAKHPMRRVTFISDRHVGLVSAFPRVFPNNPHGFCFRHLMSNLSDKFPAGSYLKDRIPYLFMCCAYSRTPEMYEFNMEILRSEGGDIVAQFLEDLPKENWCMAYFNGERFGEMTNNLAESFNNWVLPLKSLPILDINDGIRVKSMASIAARKQDAHEWFSELCPVIEKKLKDNLEVGRHWRVSRSDTYVYEVHCQKYNSMVNLESRFCSCGEWQLYGFPCSHALVVIQQHGSSPYLYVNELYKVDKYRETYSFPINHLPSISKQVHDFGRDAVILQPPLTRRPPGRPRKKRFRKRSEKTRVIKCGRCGKCDGHNRKSCTAPI; from the exons atgcaattccatacgctctcgttttccggatttgattcaaggcaatttcatgttgag AAGAGTAAGATgatgggatccaaggttgtcaagtctattgtgcttgataagattcgtgccaatccaaacaaaaagccaattgatatagctgatgagatcaagagtgattatggtttggatgttgcttatcgtacagtttggtatggtacggagttggcaaaaacagccctacatggtgatgaagctgagtcttatgctcagctactttggttcagtgagtctgttatgaagtcaaaccccgactctaggatagtggttgagtttcatcgagaaacacacaggtttcagcgtatgtttgtgagctatggtgcatggatgaagggttttcaatcttgtagacctattcttttcattgatgctacattcatcaccaacaagtacaaggggcagattattgctgcatcggcaaaggatgccaatcaag gcttgtatccagttgcttatgctattgtggattctgaaaatgagagtaattggagtttttttcttgaggttttggctgaagagtttgcaaaacaccctatgaggagggtgacattcatttctgatcgtcatgttgggcttgttagtgctttccctagagtgtttcctaataatccacatgggttttgttttagacacctgatgtctaacctttctgacaaatttccagctggatcttacctcaaggatcggattccttacttgtttatgtgttgtgcttattctcgcacaccggagatgtatgagttcaacatggaaatcttgaggagtgaaggcggggacatagttgctcaatttctggaggatcttcccaaggagaactggtgtatggcttactttaatggtgaaagatttggtgaaatgacaaataacttggctgagtctttcaataattgggtGTTGCCTTTGAAGAGTCTTCCTATTCTTGATATTAATGATGGCATTAGAGTGAAGTCCATGGCTTCAATTGCTGCTCGGAAGCAGGATGCTCATGAATGGTTTTCTGAGTTGTGCCCAGTGATTGAAAAGAAGCTGAAGGACAATTTGGAAGTCGGAAGGCATTGGAGAGTGAGCAGGTCTGATACCTATGTGTATGAAGTTCACTGCCAGAAGTACAATAGCATGGTAAATTTGGAAAGTCGGTTTTGTTCGTGTGGAGAATGGCAGCTGTATGGCTTCCCATGTTCCCATGCACTTGTAGTGATCCAACAACATGGTTCTTCCCCGTATTTGTATGTCAATGAGCTGTACAAGGTGGATAAATATCGAGAAACTTATTCTTTCCCAATTAATCATCTTCCCTCTATTTCGAAGCAAGTGCATGATTTTGGTAGAGATGCTGTGATCTTGCAGCCGCCTTTGACTAGAAGACCACCGGGAAGGCctagaaagaagaggttcagaaaaaggagcgagaaaaccagggtgatcaagtgtggtaggtgtggaaaatgtgatggtcacaacagaaagagttgtacagctccgatatag
- the LOC133727962 gene encoding uncharacterized protein LOC133727962 isoform X1 — MDTSYVVKFIYSGEAATVPLLHNWSFVDLCNSIRSRFPDLIQGNFMLRYIIPPDSTSCFLESEVDMRMIFRNLVRYNSDFVEVFVTDLPSISESVVSNTVCEDSSTMLEENDYLGCYRAEAPKSYMTKGWESYIHSEGQKFEGGVVEFRDKLRKYAIEIGFSYEFVRNDKVRVIAQCSKKHSQGCNWLVKAYLCRANGFFMIKRLVNVHTCHGVIRLQKSKMMGSKVVKSIVLDKIRANPNKKPIDIADEIKSDYGLDVAYRTVWYGTELAKTALHGDEAESYAQLLWFSESVMKSNPDSRIVVEFHRETHRFQRMFVSYGAWMKGFQSCRPILFIDATFITNKYKGQIIAASAKDANQGLYPVAYAIVDSENESNWSFFLEVLAEEFAKHPMRRVTFISDRHVGLVSAFPRVFPNNPHGFCFRHLMSNLSDKFPAGSYLKDRIPYLFMCCAYSRTPEMYEFNMEILRSEGGDIVAQFLEDLPKENWCMAYFNGERFGEMTNNLAESFNNWVLPLKSLPILDINDGIRVKSMASIAARKQDAHEWFSELCPVIEKKLKDNLEVGRHWRVSRSDTYVYEVHCQKYNSMVNLESRFCSCGEWQLYGFPCSHALVVIQQHGSSPYLYVNELYKVDKYRETYSFPINHLPSISKQVHDFGRDAVILQPPLTRRPPGRPRKKRFRKRSEKTRVIKCGRCGKCDGHNRKSCTAPI, encoded by the exons atggatactagctatgttgtcaagtttatttattctggtgaagcagcgacagttccattgttgcataattggtcgtttgttgacctatgcaattccatacgctctcgttttccggatttgattcaaggcaatttcatgttgaggtacattattcctccggattctacttcatgttttctagagagtgaagttgatatgagaatgatttttaggaatttggttcgttacaattctgattttgttgaagtgtttgtgactgatttgccttctattagtgaaagtgtggtgagtaacacagtgtgtgaggattctagtaccatgcttgaggagaatgattatttggggtgttatagggcagaggcaccgaagagttatatgacgaaaggttgggagagttatattcattctgaaggccaaaagtttgagggtggggttgttgagtttagggataagctgcgtaagtatgctatagaaattggcttttcatatgagtttgttagaaATGACAAGGTTCGTGTTATTGCTCAGTGTTCTAAGAAACATTCTCAAGGCTGCAATTGGCTGGTGAAGGCTTATTTATGTAGGGCTAATGGTTTCTTTATGATTAAAAGGTTGGTTAATGTTCACACTTGTCATGGTGTGATTCGTTTGCAGAAGAGTAAGATgatgggatccaaggttgtcaagtctattgtgcttgataagattcgtgccaatccaaacaaaaagccaattgatatagctgatgagatcaagagtgattatggtttggatgttgcttatcgtacagtttggtatggtacggagttggcaaaaacagccctacatggtgatgaagctgagtcttatgctcagctactttggttcagtgagtctgttatgaagtcaaaccccgactctaggatagtggttgagtttcatcgagaaacacacaggtttcagcgtatgtttgtgagctatggtgcatggatgaagggttttcaatcttgtagacctattcttttcattgatgctacattcatcaccaacaagtacaaggggcagattattgctgcatcggcaaaggatgccaatcaag gcttgtatccagttgcttatgctattgtggattctgaaaatgagagtaattggagtttttttcttgaggttttggctgaagagtttgcaaaacaccctatgaggagggtgacattcatttctgatcgtcatgttgggcttgttagtgctttccctagagtgtttcctaataatccacatgggttttgttttagacacctgatgtctaacctttctgacaaatttccagctggatcttacctcaaggatcggattccttacttgtttatgtgttgtgcttattctcgcacaccggagatgtatgagttcaacatggaaatcttgaggagtgaaggcggggacatagttgctcaatttctggaggatcttcccaaggagaactggtgtatggcttactttaatggtgaaagatttggtgaaatgacaaataacttggctgagtctttcaataattgggtGTTGCCTTTGAAGAGTCTTCCTATTCTTGATATTAATGATGGCATTAGAGTGAAGTCCATGGCTTCAATTGCTGCTCGGAAGCAGGATGCTCATGAATGGTTTTCTGAGTTGTGCCCAGTGATTGAAAAGAAGCTGAAGGACAATTTGGAAGTCGGAAGGCATTGGAGAGTGAGCAGGTCTGATACCTATGTGTATGAAGTTCACTGCCAGAAGTACAATAGCATGGTAAATTTGGAAAGTCGGTTTTGTTCGTGTGGAGAATGGCAGCTGTATGGCTTCCCATGTTCCCATGCACTTGTAGTGATCCAACAACATGGTTCTTCCCCGTATTTGTATGTCAATGAGCTGTACAAGGTGGATAAATATCGAGAAACTTATTCTTTCCCAATTAATCATCTTCCCTCTATTTCGAAGCAAGTGCATGATTTTGGTAGAGATGCTGTGATCTTGCAGCCGCCTTTGACTAGAAGACCACCGGGAAGGCctagaaagaagaggttcagaaaaaggagcgagaaaaccagggtgatcaagtgtggtaggtgtggaaaatgtgatggtcacaacagaaagagttgtacagctccgatatag